The DNA region GGCCTTCATGATGTGTAAGCAGATTCGTCAGGTGTTGGTATGGCCGCTTGTTTGTATAAGCCTCTTGACACTGGGGAAATTTTATTTAAACACGATTGTTTTTGTCCACATGGTCCCGAAAGGTTTTACGTTTGGTCAGTCCTGTGCGGATTGGTGGCACATGAACGCTGCCAAACCACCCTCAGCAGTCGGGATTATCTTGCCTGGGTTGTTCACCATAATTTCCTTGGTATTCTGGTCAGCGTACGGTTTGTTGACGTTGCGGCCGGTAGAGAAGAGAGGATGAATGCATTCTCCTCGGTCCGCTAAATGACGGATCACCAGTGGGCCTTGCATTCTGAAGGTTTGGGTGCATTTTAGCGTGCAATCCAGAAATCCTTTGAATCTGGAAAGCGAAACAAACGAAACCAAACTATCAGAAAGAATATTATGGCTCTAAATAACGCACCTGATTTAACCCAACGTCCTCCGCGTAGCGCGCGTGTGCGCCTCGGCGGTTATGTGATTCTGCCTCGCATGCTGGACAAAGGGCGTGCTGCGATCGCCAAAAAGAATGGCGAGTACAATTATGCCTGCCCGATGGATGAACGTCTTCTGGACTTTGTCGGCATAGACGCCAAGGCCTTGCATAAGCAACTGGCGGCCGGAAAGGGTGATGTAGAAATTCTCGAGTGGATCAACAAAAACGCGAAGTTTAAACGGACTCTGGTCGAGGTTCACGTTTGGTCAAGCCTGGCTGAACAACGAGTGCCAACGGACGTGGAAACACGCGAATTCTTTAATGGATTGCATGCGAAGGTCGCGCCCAAACGCGAAGACATCGCGACCTGGTTCGATTTGCTGGATGTGGATGACTACGCCTCCTTTGGCGGCAAGGTCTAAGCAACAGTTTAATTTCTTCAAATAAAAATCCCTTCTCCAGCGTGGCCGGAGAAGGGATTTAAATTTTGTGGCTGCCGAGGCGACAGCGAAGGGACTATGCAGTCTTGTATGGAGTGATTTCGTCGATGCGGAAGCGTCTCTTTTGTCCATCCATCTCGTAATCGACTTCTTCACCCGGTTTACGATTCAATAAGGACTGGGCCAGA from Pedosphaera parvula Ellin514 includes:
- a CDS encoding DUF5069 domain-containing protein; amino-acid sequence: MALNNAPDLTQRPPRSARVRLGGYVILPRMLDKGRAAIAKKNGEYNYACPMDERLLDFVGIDAKALHKQLAAGKGDVEILEWINKNAKFKRTLVEVHVWSSLAEQRVPTDVETREFFNGLHAKVAPKREDIATWFDLLDVDDYASFGGKV